A segment of the Cytophagia bacterium CHB2 genome:
TTCCATGGTACGACTGCGCAAAGTCGTTCCCCCCAATTGTGCGGACATTTTGGTGAAGCTCGAGTGGGAGAACCCGACCGGCAGCGTGAAAGATCGCATGGCGCAGGCGGTGATTTCACGAGCAGAGCAAGACGGCCGCTTGCAACCCGGCGACACGGTGATTGACTACACCGGCGGCAGCACCGGGGCCTCGCTGGCCTTGGTTTGCGCCGCCAAATGTTACCGCATCCGGATCGTCAGCTCTGATGCCTTCAGCCGGGAGAAGCTGGATAACATGGCTGCGCTGGGCGCAGAACTGACGCTGGTGCCGAGCGAAGGCGGCCTGACCACCAAGAAATTGATTCTGGATATGATCGAGACCGCGCGCAAGTTGAGTCAGGAACCGCATACCTACTGGATCGATCAGCTCAATAACCATGACAGCATTGCAGGCTACTACTCGTTGGGCGAGGAAATCTGGGCGCAAACGAAGGGAGAGGTTGATGCCTTTGTTCACTGTGTCGGCACCGCGGCTTCTTCACGCGGGGTTGCCACGGTGCTGAAGCGATACAAGCCCGGCATCAAAATTGTCGTCGTCGAGCCGGCAGAATCTTCCGTGTTGCTGGGAGGGCAGCCCGGGCCACACAAGATTGAAGGCGTTGGCATTGGTTACACGCCTCCGCTCTGGGAGCCGTCGCTAGTAGATGAAATTGTGGCGGTCAAAACGGAGGACGCGAAAGAGATGGCAAGGCGCATCGCGCGCGAAGAGGCGCTTTTCTCGGGAACCTCTTCCGGCGCAAATGTGATCGCTGCGATTCGAGTCGCAGAGCGGCTGGGGCCCGGTGCCAAAGTGGTCACCTTGATGGCCGACTCGGGTCTGAAATA
Coding sequences within it:
- a CDS encoding cysteine synthase family protein, with the protein product MHILEAVGNTSMVRLRKVVPPNCADILVKLEWENPTGSVKDRMAQAVISRAEQDGRLQPGDTVIDYTGGSTGASLALVCAAKCYRIRIVSSDAFSREKLDNMAALGAELTLVPSEGGLTTKKLILDMIETARKLSQEPHTYWIDQLNNHDSIAGYYSLGEEIWAQTKGEVDAFVHCVGTAASSRGVATVLKRYKPGIKIVVVEPAESSVLLGGQPGPHKIEGVGIGYTPPLWEPSLVDEIVAVKTEDAKEMARRIAREEALFSGTSSGANVIAAIRVAERLGPGAKVVTLMADSGLKYLSTDVYRRR